A stretch of the Theileria equi strain WA chromosome 1, complete sequence genome encodes the following:
- a CDS encoding hypothetical protein (encoded by transcript BEWA_027180A) has translation MRIIAILWTVYLVGVCNCGDSDGKETLKGAEKQNPPEHTHPETSLTSKVDGSLFDIEESEEDTVKVLKLTPKGEKVTKVNYDDKQIWSGKARFSKSSNLVEALIYFDGDIPAFVTIKAVKGGKESTVYRYHDGNKWKNGNENKHKKKLKELRDTAKPKDAPEATKKEQEVPQGQAQGKPDKPTENAKEPGTDEGDSSTEDNLANVDRSDSKPEEPTVPFLPAVDILLFDALGSLEGDVPVLKLKIKDGAKTTELKYDNKQIWSGKVRVGTSSNLVEALIYFNEDTPELAVISTDKNSKVYRYHNGKEWKSCKEKDHNVGLKKLKENCKSGEHTPKSNFKSKIYSNIAILDLSKPNPSVCKTFDLNIEGVPAKLYLAPASVVVGKIMNKDKVVWLGGGIILSGKTKSCLYCITFFKQKEIDAIFTAVKEEHLVHKEFRVYNDKNNWQLSVQGNDTKMNALKTIKDPITRFSIDISLDNTNENCKVENYKGSGITTRFYIPTFGKAIEKITDGEKVIGSLNEEYMCYLCEYHFKGSRKLLRVHIQKNFTIYMVCYENDGSEWKTMYEDQFENKLEEMKK, from the coding sequence atgaggattATAGCAATACTATGGACAGTGTATTTGGTAGGAGTATGTAACTGTGGAGATAGTGATGGCAAAGAAACATTAAAGGGTGCAGAGAAACAGAATCCTCCGGAACATACACACCCAGAAACTTCCTTGACTTCCAAGGTAGATGGATCACTCTTTGACATTGAGGAATCAGAAGAAGATACTGTTAAAGTTCTTAAACTTACTCCTAAAGGTGAGAAGGTAACTAAAGTCAACTATGATGATAAGCAGATTTGGTCTGGTAAAGCGAGATTTAGTAAATCATCCAACTTGGTGGAGGCCCTGATATACTTTGATGGTGATATTCCAGCGTTCGTTACCATAAAGGCAGTCAAAGGAGGTAAAGAATCCACGGTttatagataccatgatggtaataaatggaagaatggtaatgagAATAAACATAAGAAGAAGCTCAAGGAACTGCGAGATACTGCTAAACCAAAAGACGCTCCAGAAGCGACCAAGAAGGAACAGGAAGTCCCACAAGGACAAGCGCAGGGTAAACCTGATAAACCCACCGAGAATGCTAAAGAGCCTGGAACTGATGAGGGGGATAGTTCTACAGAAGATAATCTGGCTAATGTAGATCGGTCTGATTCTAAACCTGAAGAACCTACAGTCCCTTTCCTTCCTGCTGTGGATATACTCCTCTTTGATGCTTTGGGTTCTCTTGAAGGTGATGTCCCAGTCCTTAAACTCAAAATCAAGGATGGTGCTAAGACCACTGAGCTCAAGTATGATAATAAGCAGATATGGTCTGGTAAAGTGAGAGTTGGTACATCATCAAACTTGGTTGAGGCTCTGATATATTTTAACGAGGATACTCCAGAATTAGCTGTAATTTCCACTGATAAGAATTCAAAGgtctatagataccatAATGGTAAAGAGTGGAAGAGTTGTAAGGAGAAAGACCATAATGTTGGACTTaagaaactaaaggaaAACTGTAAGTCTGGAGAACATACCCCTAAATCCAATTTCAAATCCAAGATTTATTCCAATATAGCAATCTTGGACCTATCAAAACCAAATCCATCCGTATGCAAAACATTTGATCTAAACATTGAAGGGGTTCCTGCGAAACTATATCTTGCTCCAGCTAGTGTTGTAGTCGGAAAGATAATGAACAAAGACAAAGTCGTATGGCTTGGCGGGGGTATTATATTGTCAGGGAAGACTAAATCGTGCCTTTACTGTATTACATTCTTCAAACAAAAGGAGATAGACGCGATATTCACAGCTGTAAAAGAAGAACATCTAGTCCATAAGGAATTTCGCGTTtataatgataaaaacaACTGGCAACTGTCCGTTCAGGGCAATGATACGAAGATGAATGCATTAAAGACCATAAAGGATCCAATTACTAGATTTTCCATTGACATTTCCTTAGACAATACTAACGAAAACTGCAAAGTAGAGAATTATAAAGGTAGTGGTATTACGACTCGCTTCTATATTCCCACTTTTGGTAAGGCCATAGAGAAGATTAcagatggtgaaaaggtTATTGGTTCACTTAACGAAGAATACATGTGTTACCTCTGTGAATACCATTTCAAGGGTTCCAGAAAGCTGCTAAGAGTACACATCCAGAAAAActttaccatttatatGGTCTGCTATGAGAATGACGGCAGTGAATGGAAGACGATGTACGAAGATCAatttgaaaacaaactagaggagatgaaaaagtag
- a CDS encoding signal peptide-containing protein (encoded by transcript BEWA_027190A) produces the protein MRILAVLWTVCLVRLCSAGSLCCFRGSKTDDDEVTDQAEQESSNEVSTENLRAVPPQPTEPKEEDATEAPQSVPSEGYPQELDAQSAGHVDPTPISLDLASPDKDKSQSFDYYFGTNAVQLIVPKKGVSVSKLMNGTENIYTLSSEETFQYAKVYLNKDGKPELALITLGTSSGHSQKAYSKNGSKWEPCTDSNAKMNGLRTPTGAKLCTSIDLSLETSTDNCTIFEVDLLGVKTRQLYPKLGYLATKVMDANKELWECSKGSNACLSCLIYKHGNNEVLEILVVDNDSLGYNYFVKNDKEWKNVTKEDFLKRLSDMKKGIAIPPPKEPSQEFPNPTTSTLVPHEEPTTPSQSAVPPSEQPGAKKKASQPYIIDLNSTNGTFLNDEKIEPSRYYELREKDVLKFGHSSREYVLMHDGPIDA, from the exons ATGAGGATATTGGCAGTGTTATGGACAGTATGCCTAGTAAGGCTTTGTAGCGCAGGATCTCTTTGCTGTTTTAGAGGAAGTAAAACGGATGACGATGAAGTTACTGATCAAGCAGAACAAGAAAGCTCTAATGAAGTCTCTACGGAGAATCTCAGAGCAGTTCCACCTCAACCAACTGAAcctaaggaagaggatGCTACAGAAGCTCCTCAGTCTGTTCCTAGTGAAGGATATCCACAGGAATTAGATGCTCAGTCTGCTGGACATGTTGACCCTACTCCCATTAGTCTAGACCTTGCCAGTCCCGATAAGGACAAGTCTCAGTCCTTCGACTATTACTTTGGTACAAACGCAGTTCAACTCattgttccaaagaaggGTGTTAGTGTCTCCAAGCTAATGAATGGAACTGAAAATATCTACACTCTCTCATCCGAGGAGACATTCCAATATGCCAAAGTTTACCTCAATAAGGACGGTAAACCTGAACTTGCGTTGATTACTCTCGGGACATCTTCTGGTCATTCACAGAAGGCGTActccaagaatggaagTAAATGGGAGCCTTGCACTGATAGTAACGCCAAGATGAATGGTTTAAGAACCCCTACCGGAGCAAAGCTCTGTACTTCAATTGATCTTTCATTAGAAACTAGCACTGACAATTGCACCATCTTTGAGGTGGACCTTCTTGGTGTCAAAACTAGACAACTTTATCCTAAGCTTGGGTACCTTGCCACAAAAGTTATGGACGCTAATAAGGAGCTGTGGGAATGTTCAAAAGGTTCGAATGCCTGTCTTTCTTGccttatttataaacatggcAATAATGAAGTACTGGAGATACTTGTGGTAGATAATGACTCATTAGGGTATAACtattttgtaaagaatgacaaggaatggaagaatgtcaCTAAGGAAGACTTCTTAAAGAGGCTTTCTGATATGAAAAAGGGTATCGCTATTCCGCCTCCCAAAGAGCCTTCTCAAGAATTTCCTAACCCTACTACTTCGACCTTAGTACCTCATGAAGAGCCCACTACTCCATCTCAGTCTGCGGTTCCTCCTAGTGAACAACCTGGAGCTAAGAAGAAAGCCTCTCA GCCATATATTATTGATTTAAATAGCACGAATGGGACATTTTTAAACGACGAAAAGATAGAACCTAGTCGCTACTATGAACTCCGGGAAAAGGATGTTCTAAAGTTTGGTCATTCGTCTCGGGAATACGTTTTAATGCACGATGGACCAATAGATGCATAA